In Trichocoleus sp. FACHB-46, a genomic segment contains:
- a CDS encoding PAS domain-containing protein, which produces METSLSPDYLLRHCRSIPSEKELVLHAANEFIGLMLTCYPSVVAKLAKKERCQQAVIRWTGCKRDFEVPAAFADEAGVPDIQEIRDFNQRYLPTPRSRNQQILLEATLNDKPTGIVTIRSGKVIFMNDLMPAFVGLPPDEIIVPDIYDLFREKEEYTPDDPDEFNQRLKENRVLVGSLTAFRTNGDFGAFVGTYRHDVWTDVPLRGDRTTEVEVRISEYDRFELIKRFA; this is translated from the coding sequence ATGGAAACTAGTCTTAGCCCTGACTATCTATTGAGGCATTGCCGTTCTATTCCCAGCGAGAAGGAATTAGTTCTGCATGCCGCTAATGAATTTATTGGGTTAATGCTGACCTGTTATCCCAGCGTTGTAGCTAAGTTGGCTAAGAAGGAGCGTTGTCAGCAAGCTGTGATTCGTTGGACTGGTTGCAAACGCGATTTTGAAGTCCCAGCTGCTTTTGCTGATGAAGCAGGAGTGCCTGACATTCAGGAAATACGCGATTTCAACCAAAGATATTTGCCTACCCCACGTAGTCGAAATCAGCAGATACTGCTGGAAGCAACCTTAAATGACAAACCTACCGGAATCGTCACGATTCGTTCTGGGAAAGTTATTTTTATGAACGACTTGATGCCTGCGTTTGTTGGACTGCCTCCAGACGAGATCATTGTCCCTGACATCTATGACCTATTTAGGGAGAAGGAAGAATACACGCCCGATGATCCGGACGAGTTTAATCAACGGCTTAAAGAAAATCGAGTTCTTGTCGGCAGTTTGACTGCGTTTCGGACCAATGGTGATTTTGGGGCTTTCGTTGGTACCTATCGCCACGATGTCTGGACGGATGTGCCGCTGCGAGGCGATCGCACTACAGAAGTGGAAGTTCGTATCAGTGAGTACGATCGGTTTGAACTGATTAAGAGGTTTGCTTAG